In Camelina sativa cultivar DH55 chromosome 17, Cs, whole genome shotgun sequence, the genomic stretch AATAAATAGTCTATgacaaaaaatacaataaaaattgtAGTAAAAGAGTCCTAaacttttcataatttttactatcttacaaaataaaaaagaagttataaaataatactaactTTTAACCGTTGATCATGGTATTGATTTGTGGCTTCCCAATTCGGTTTAAACCTCGAAATGTAAAAACCCGATCGATAACCACAAACcggaaaaaatattaaaaagaaacaaaccggTCGGTTATCGGGAAttgatttctagggttttaagGTTTTGACTGACGGTTGACTTAGGGCGCGCTTCTCTGCTTTGGTTGCCACAGACAGAGACACATATCAAAGCTAGCTGCTCTTTACCACCTCTTTGCTCGCTTCTCTCACCATCATCCTTCAGGTTCGTTCTCTGTTTTAGTTTTACAATTAAGGAATTGGAATTAGTGGGCGTAAGTATTGTAGTCGAAAGCTTCAAACTTTATTcgaattgagttttgtttttttctcaatttgatAGCAAAGCCTATGACTTTGGCTTTACAATAAGCTGTGTTTGattgaattttgatttgggCTTTAAGGTtaggaaacaaagaagaaactagtagcgaagatgaggaagaaggtAGACGAACGTATTAGGACTCTGATTGAAAACGGTGTTAAACTCAGACACCGTTCCATGTTTGTCATCCTTGGTGACAAGGCTCGTGACCAGGTAAAATATTGCTTTTTTATCGAGGATTTATACTTTGCATTTTTCTCCTCGGGGATCAAAGTCTAATGCGTTTCTAATTCGTtatgttaatagatagttaatCTTCATCACATTTTGTCAAAATCGGTGGCCAAGTCCAACACAAGTGTTTTATGGTGCTACAAGAACAGACTCGACATTAGCAGGTTCGATATTTATCAACCTTGTGTTTGAATGGATAAGATATTTGCCAAAGTTGAAGCTTTTTACTTGAAACTTTGTTATTAGTGGTTTGATTGAGCCATGTCGAGAATGATGGAACCTCactttgtgaaatattttacgAATAGTTGTGGAATATCTGTGGATAACTTGGTTGTAAAATTTAAGAAtggaatttggttttgttgtgcGCAGTCACAATAAGAAACGTTCGAAgcagttgaagaagatgaaggagagagGACAATTGGATCCTGAAAAACTTGacgctttctctctttttcttgatGTGGGAGATGTCACGCATTGTTTGTACAAGGATTCTGAAAGAATTCTTGGGAATACTTTTGGCATGTGCATCTTACAGGTACTCTTGATAATGGCAGAAGAACTATTTTTGCTGCAGCTtactcatatttttattttctttcacgtctaattttgtttcttgatacATTCAGGATTTTGAAGCTCTAACTCCAAATCTACTAGCACGAACAATAGAGACGGTTGAAGGGGGTGGGCTAGTTGTATTACTATTACAATCGCTTGCTTCACTTACCAGTCTCTGCACCATGGTTATGGTATTGACACTGACTTTCGTAGTTATGTTACTTAACTACTTATTTGAAGTTACATGATTCGTTCTATTCATATCAGGATGTGCATGATAGATTTCGAACTGAGTCACACTCTGAAGCGTCCAGACGTTTCAATGAGCGATTTCTGTTATCACTAGCGTCTTGCAAAGCATGCGTTGTCATGGATGATGAGCTTAATATATTGCCACTTTCGTCTCATATCAGATCTATAACTCGAGTTCCAACAACGGAGGTAAACTTTATAACAGATTCACAATTTTTGTTCCATGGGTTGttaaaattttttgtatttCATCAGACTAGTTAGCATCTttacttttttactttcatGTGTTTGTAATAAAAGGATTCGGAAGGGCTTTCTGAGGCAGAACGAGACCTGAAGAGTTTGAAAGATGCACTAAACGATGATTTTCCTGTTGGTCCTTTGATTAATAAGTGTTGTACATTGGATCAGGTATGTGGTTTAGTCACCTGTTACATTGGATTAAGATAACATCACTTTGAATCAGGACTGAATATGTGCTTTGTCGTTTCTAGGGTAAAGCTGTTGTCACGTTTTTTGATGCAATACTGGATAAGACCCTCCGCAGCATTGTTGCTCTGATTGCTAGTCGTGGGCGTGGAAAATCTGCTGCACTTGGTCTAGCTGTTGCAGGGGCTGTCGCTGCTGGGTAGGCTTGAGTTATTGTACTCATTTATTCATGTATGTTCCAATAATATTTGCTATCTTATTGgcactttattttatttgctgtTAGGTACTCTAATATTTACGTAACAGCACCAAGCCCAGATAACTTGAAAACGTTATTCGAGTTTGTTTGCAAAGGTTTCGATGCACTTGAATACAAGGTAATGTGAACTTCTTTCTTCTGGATATGTATGAGGCATTTTTCTAGTAATTTTTCATGTTGGGCTTCTTCCATCTCGTTGCCTGTTTGCTGGTGTAGTCATAGATTGGAAATATGCACTATATTGAGGAACAAGAAAGAGTGTTTTGCGTGTTAATTCGAGATATCGATATAGTTTTCTGAACACTATCCTCAACTATATATTTTGTAGGAACATCTTGAATATGATGTTGTGAGAAGTGTGAATCCTGACTTTAATAAAGCAATCGTACGGATAAATATCTTCAAGCAGCACAGGCAAACTATCCAGGTTTGTTCaatccttcttttctttttctttactagCCGTAGTTTGTGTCGATCACTAAGTTGcttcattttctgttttttttttttgttttcatgcaGTATATCCAACCACATGAACACGAGAAGCTCTCACAAGTGGAGCTGTTGGTTATTGATGAAGCGGCAGCTATTCCTTTGCCAGTTGTGAAGTCTCTACTTGGCCCTTACCTAGTTTTCTTATCATCTACTGTCAGTGGGTATGGGAAACAGGAGTAAATTACATTACCAAAATATTGAAAGTTAATATGCATGGTGTGGTTAATTTGGGCCAGTCAGGCTactgatttttgtttgttttgcctTTCTTTGCCAAAGCTATGAGGGTACTGGTAGATCTTTGTCCCTCAAACTCCTCCAACAGTTAGAAGAGCAAAGCCGAGCCCCTTTTACTGGTGCTGAAGGCTCTCTTTCTGGTATGTAAATGCTACATCTAGTTTTTACTTTTGGCAAGTGGCAatcatgagattttttttttgtaaagatccCAATATTATCTTTAAGGACATAGAAgttcatctttttaaaattatcgCTCCAATACCTAGGTGTAGTGGCTTATGAAGAAAAAAGTGTTGCTTGTATTTTCGTactatgtttatgttttttgagtAAACTATTTTCCAATGCCTAGGATTGAGGAATTggtgtgaatatttttttccaagaaCGTAAGTTTTGTTGTTAAGTCAGGCCTTAAGGGTCTCTGAAGGTTGACTCGACTGAAACTTCATGCTGAGTAGTCATGTATTATGATTTTAGATTACTGTGTCTCATGGgtgttcatatttatttttgattactACTTTCATATTTTAGTATGTAGTATTAGATATCCTTTTTTCCCTTGGCCCTCTAGTTGATGTGAATCGTTATCTCAGGGAATTCCCTGACTGTCTGAAGTTTCTTTGGATTCAGGTTGCCTTTTCAAGAAAATAGAACTCAGTGAATCTATTAGATACGCTTCTGGAGATCCAATTGAATCCTGGCTTAATGGATTACTATGCCTTGATGTTGCTAATTGTCTTCCAAATCCTGCTTGGTATTGAAATATCTTTCACTCAAAATAGATAAAATGTTGCTACCCATTCTTGCCAACGAGTgattgactgtttttttttgagaattagtGATCTAATGACTTTTCTTTTCCTGTTTTTGTAGCCATCCTCTGCCAAGTCAGTGTGATCTTTATTATGTCAACCGAGACACCTTATTTTCTTATCACAAAGACAGCGAGCTGTTTTTACAGgtaattataatagtttattttactAACCAAGTACATTTAGCTACCTATATTTTGTTGTTAAGGCATTAAGTGGCATTCTGCAGCGAATGATGGCACTTTGTGTCTCTTCTCACTACAAGAATTCTCCTAATGATCTTCAACTTCTGGCGGATGCTCCTGCTCATCATTTGTTTGTCTTGCTCGGTATGCAATTGTTCCTCCTTTTCATTGCTAGAGATAATCATCAGATTAGAGTATTGCCTTAATTTCTATTTGGTACAGGTCCTGTTGATGAGACCAAAAACCAGCTCCCTGATATTCTGTGTGTTATCCAGGTATAGATTTCTTACTTTCTGTTCTGGTttttagaattgtttttttggagaaaaacaGTTAGTCGGACTAACATTTAATAAAAGTAGATGCATCTTGGCGTTCTTATGTGATTGATTCTGGATGTAAATCAttgaaattgatatttttgCAGGTCTGTCTCGAAGGACAGATATCTCGGAAATCCGCCGAAAAAAGTTTAAGAGAAGGTCATTCACCACATGGAGATCAAATACCATGGAAGTTCTGTGAACAGTTCCGGGACGTTGTTTTTCCAAAGCTTTCTGGTGCCCGTATAGTACGCATAGCAGTCCACCCCAATGCTATGAAAGTAAATTTTCTTATGATGCtcacttttatttatcttatagGTTTCCCTGAGAGACTAACAAATTCTTGATTACATTCTATGTAGATGGGATATGGGTCTGCTGCGGTTGACCTCTTGACCAGGTAAATGCATGATTACAAGTACAACGTAATTGATTAATACATGCAGATATTTAATTGATTGATACGTGCAGATACTTTGAGGGTCAGCTAGCTTCAATATCAGAAGGTGATGATGAACTGGATGTGGAGCCTTCACCAGTTAGAGTTACTGAGGCTGCTGaaaaggtttttgattttgttttaaatttatccTTGTGGGGTTTTGTATAATGCATTCCAGTTcttacttagtttttttttttgttttcccataGGTTTCATTGCTTGAGGAACAGATAAAGCCTCGTGTCAATCTTCCACCTTTGCTGGTTCCTCTTCGTGATCGACGACCTGAGAGACTCCACTACCTCGGTGTCTCTTTTGGGCTTACTTTGGACCTTTTCCGTTTCTggggaaaacaaaaatttgctCCATTCTACATCAGTCAAATACCAGTTGAGAATATCTCTTTCTCCTGAATTGCTTATTCTTGCATTGTCTAGTAGTTCATAACACAATTTCTATATATGGTTGTATCAGAGTGCTGTGACTGGTGAGCACACATGTATGCTTCTGAAACCATTAACATTAAGCAACGAAGAATTCGAAGTTGATGAGTCGGATAAACTGGGCTTCTTTGCTCCCTTCTATAAAGGTTCATTGATTCGTTAACTGAAATCAATTGTTTCTTTAGCTCCTAAGTATGGcatgttttaatttaatgtttttggcCAATTCTTCTACTCTGTTCAGATTTCAGGATAAGGTTTTCTAAGC encodes the following:
- the LOC104755265 gene encoding RNA cytidine acetyltransferase 1-like, coding for MRKKVDERIRTLIENGVKLRHRSMFVILGDKARDQIVNLHHILSKSVAKSNTSVLWCYKNRLDISSHNKKRSKQLKKMKERGQLDPEKLDAFSLFLDVGDVTHCLYKDSERILGNTFGMCILQDFEALTPNLLARTIETVEGGGLVVLLLQSLASLTSLCTMVMDVHDRFRTESHSEASRRFNERFLLSLASCKACVVMDDELNILPLSSHIRSITRVPTTEDSEGLSEAERDLKSLKDALNDDFPVGPLINKCCTLDQGKAVVTFFDAILDKTLRSIVALIASRGRGKSAALGLAVAGAVAAGYSNIYVTAPSPDNLKTLFEFVCKGFDALEYKEHLEYDVVRSVNPDFNKAIVRINIFKQHRQTIQYIQPHEHEKLSQVELLVIDEAAAIPLPVVKSLLGPYLVFLSSTVSGYEGTGRSLSLKLLQQLEEQSRAPFTGAEGSLSGCLFKKIELSESIRYASGDPIESWLNGLLCLDVANCLPNPACHPLPSQCDLYYVNRDTLFSYHKDSELFLQRMMALCVSSHYKNSPNDLQLLADAPAHHLFVLLGPVDETKNQLPDILCVIQVCLEGQISRKSAEKSLREGHSPHGDQIPWKFCEQFRDVVFPKLSGARIVRIAVHPNAMKMGYGSAAVDLLTRYFEGQLASISEGDDELDVEPSPVRVTEAAEKVSLLEEQIKPRVNLPPLLVPLRDRRPERLHYLGVSFGLTLDLFRFWGKQKFAPFYISQIPSAVTGEHTCMLLKPLTLSNEEFEVDESDKLGFFAPFYKDFRIRFSKLLSDKFKKMDYKLAMSVLNPTINFPEVDSSGNSPDGFLKKLAGVLSPYDMERLRAYTANLVDFNLVYDICKTLAHHYFQEKLPVSLSYLQASVLLCLGLQESDFSSIEREMQLERGQIHSLLLKVGKKLYKYLNGIATKEIEATLPRLKDRVLEPHNVSVDEDLREGAREVEEQRRAKIDELLDPELLEQFAIGDKDAEALQKSKISSSGLISIESTKSESKKEKPSGFDKSAKKRGNDKHSSRSNKKRRA